In Candidatus Neomarinimicrobiota bacterium, the following proteins share a genomic window:
- a CDS encoding transposase encodes MRRRSVRLKGHDYRQPGAYFVTICTYRWAPLFGTLVNGRMALNPLGQMVEKEWLRTAAVRPYVRLDEYIVMPNHFHGIVMITDDGRGTARRASTTEQFGRPIPRSLPTIIRSFKSAATHRIKKDRGTPGKPVWQRNYYEHIVRTDRALNRIRAYIHQNPAHWHLDRYNPEAVGSDEFELQLQAGL; translated from the coding sequence GCCTGAAGGGCCATGACTACCGCCAACCCGGAGCGTATTTTGTGACCATTTGCACATACCGGTGGGCCCCACTGTTCGGAACGCTGGTGAATGGGCGCATGGCATTAAACCCCCTCGGCCAGATGGTGGAAAAAGAATGGCTCCGAACAGCTGCTGTGCGGCCCTACGTGCGGCTGGATGAATACATCGTCATGCCGAATCATTTTCATGGAATTGTTATGATAACGGATGACGGTAGGGGCACGGCGCGCCGTGCCTCTACCACCGAACAGTTTGGCCGACCCATCCCACGGTCACTACCCACCATCATCCGCTCTTTCAAATCGGCCGCCACTCATCGAATCAAGAAGGACCGTGGCACGCCCGGTAAACCTGTCTGGCAACGCAATTATTATGAACACATCGTCCGCACGGATCGCGCATTGAACCGCATCCGGGCATACATCCACCAGAATCCGGCCCACTGGCATCTCGACCGGTATAACCCGGAGGCTGTTGGGTCAGACGAATTCGAACTACAGCTGCAGGCAGGACTGTGA